In Cottoperca gobio chromosome 1, fCotGob3.1, whole genome shotgun sequence, a genomic segment contains:
- the LOC115013362 gene encoding testis-expressed protein 2-like isoform X1 codes for MTGRHPSHAGSAHSTEKQPSVPSPKLHVQRSTSKENITIHFSALGKEEEEEEEELYRTTVSTTSAAQDDSNIVTAVEASEEMFECVPLDSAAKVAGTPESSRLSAVSKHHPNRSPAQTPPSHNAEQKGSTYNSSPTKSLSFPSSDKPFFSMMKSLSSDSESCEGIPAAPTVRHRHLMKTLVKSLSSDTSQDSPSSSSSTPFRLPESRLNLQLFKQFTQSRMPSATTSSAGDSKTAPSSPLISTDTRSFFKVSEVEAKIEDTKRRFSEAISEPLQLLSKMIDEKSGSLVGSSIYRPKVLSASASELSNITSINGHLESNNNYCIKEEEGGDLEAESPSFRASGPAESSVPPSVDTKSPNRSLLSMSLDKCSMSALAKQDDEDFCILYSDDFETYTETEGDRTDDTGTGSHTKEPLSGSTEPCSEDESESIEPVPSVPHYTLIILTVLVYGYFVLPLPSYVGGLLLGVGLGFLLAIGVVWLTGPKPSDGAFRHSRHHGKLWNLTKLDIKEPEIYKGWMNEISNYDPETYHATLTQSVYVRLEGSIIRLSKPNRNVARRATHNEPKHDVTYISQKIYDITNSKVYLAPQSLARKRIWNKKYPICIELGKQDDFMSKAEGDKCEASESINSRDRAAQERGCSSSSSRELTLYLFGRTGREKEEWFQRVLAASKLKADLKKASSVSASKSALSCHSRSSSRSSLDEVLASQPRSKDSSVSSTSAGNAKTKPLLDYTVYMASLLPEQAVVSPAAASPALQSPHSSPGADKKLQSTASAQVQPREEEKEEATEEDNVAWVNAALGRVFWDFLSEPYWAELVSKKIQMKLSKIRLPYFMNDLTLTELDMGSATPRILGASKPSIDFRGLWFDLEISYSGSFLMTLETKMNLIRLGKEGESDRFGEFGKDGYRPRTYCLADSDEESSSAGSSDEEDSSELSTDSAGAEGLVGGHKPSKIMRFVDKITKSKYFLKATETEFIKKKMEEVSNTPLLLTVEVQELRGVLAVNIPPPPTDRLWYGFRKPPHLALKARPKLGERVVTLAHVTDWIEKKLDQEFQKIFVMPNMDDVWLTVMHSAMDPRTAGGPLVGLSVDPEPSQPEKDST; via the exons ATGACTGGCCGGCATCCTAGCCATGCAGGGAGCGCTCACTCCACGGAAAAACAGCCATCTGTCCCTTCCCCCAAGCTCCATGTCCAGCGATCGACATCAAAAGAGAACATCACCATCCACTTCTCAGCTCTtgggaaagaggaagaggaggaggaagaagagctgtACAGGACAACTGTCTCCACTACCTCAGCTGCTCAGGatgactcaaacattgtgacaGCCGTAGAAGCAAGTGAAGAGATGTTTGAATGCGTGCCATTGGACTCTGCAGCCAAGGTTGCTGGCACGCCTGAATCATCCAGACTTTCTGCAGTTTCTAAACATCACCCTAACCGTTCTCCCGCACAAACTCCGCCATCGCATAATGCTGAGCAAAAAGGCTCAACTTACAATTCTTCTCCCACTAAATCTTTGAGCTTTCCCTCCAGTGACAAACCCTTCTTCAGCATGATGAAGTCTCTTTCCTCTGACAGTGAGTCTTGTGAAGGGATCCCTGCTGCTCCTACAGTAAGGCATAGGCACCTGATGAAGACTCTTGTCAAATCGTTATCTTCAGATACATCCCAGGACTCgccgtcctcctcttcctctacacCCTTCCGTCTTCCAGAATCCCGCCTTAACTTGCAACTCTTCAAGCAATTCACACAGTCCCGGATGCCTTCTGCTACCACGTCGTCAGCTGGTGATTCCAAAACTGCACCTTCCTCTCCATTAATCTCAACTGATACCCGCAGTTTCTTCAAAGTTTCAGAAGTCGAGGCAAAAATTGAAGACACTAAGCGACGTTTCTCTGAGGCCATCTCCGAACCGCTCCAACTACTGAGTAAGATGATTGATGAAAAGAGTGGCAGCTTAGTTGGCAGCAGTATTTACCGGCCCAAGGTCCTCTCTGCCAGTGCCTCAGAACTGTCCAACATTACTTCTATCAACGGGCACCTGGAGAGCAACAACAATTACTGCAtcaaggaggaagaaggaggtgaCCTAGAGGCTGAGAGCCCCAGCTTCAGGGCTTCTGGTCCAGCTGAATCATCTGTTCCCCCCTCTGTTGACACTAAGAGCCCTAACAGATCTCTACTTTCCATGTCATTGGACAAATGCTCAATGTCCGCTCTTGCTAAACAAGATGATGAGGACTTTTGCATCCTGTACAGTGACGACTTTGAGACTTATACTGAAACAGAAGGTGATAGAACTGATGATACTGGAACTGGGAGTCATACTAAAGAGCCACTAAGTGGTAGTACTGAACCATGCAGTGAAGATGAATCGGAAAGTATTGAGCCGGTACCAAGTGTGCCACACTATACTCTCATCATCCTTACTGTACTGGTCTATGGGTATTTTGTATTACCTCTCCCGAGTTACGTAGGAGGACTGCTACTTGGGGTTGGGCTGGGATTCCTTTTAGCCATTGGTGTTGTGTGGCTGACGGGACCGAAACCTTCTGACGGTGCTTTTAGACACTCCAGGCATCATGGGAAGCTGTGGAATCTGACCAAGTTGGACATTAAAGAACCAGAAATCTATAAG GGCTGGATGAATGAGATATCAAACTATGACCCAGAGACGTACCATGCCACCCTGACGCAGTCTGTGTATGTCCGCTTGGAGGGCTCCATCATTCGTCTGTCCAAACCCAACCGTAACGTTGCCCGGCGTGCCACACACAATGAACCTAAACACGATGTCACCTACATCAGTCAGAAGATCTATGACATCACCAACAGCAAA gtaTATCTAGCACCTCAGAGCCTGGCCAGGAAACGTATATGGAACAAAAAATACCCCATATGCATTGAACTTGGCAAACAGGATGACTTCATGTCAAAGGCTGAGGGTGACAAATGTGAGGCCAGCGAGAGCATCAACAGCAGGGACAGAGCAGCACAGGAGCGAGGGTGCTCGTCTTCCTCCAGCAGAGAGCTGACCCTGTATCTGTTTGGAAGGActgggagggagaaggaggagtggTTCCAGCGCGTTCTAGCAGCATCCAAGCTAAAGGCGGACTTGAAGAAAGCTTCAAGTGTTTCAGCAAGTAAGAGTG CTCTGAGCTGTCACAGtcgcagcagcagccgcagcagtcTGGACGAGGTTCTGGCATCTCAGCCCAGGTCGAAGGACTCCTCCGTCTCCTCAACATCAGCAGGCAATGCCAAAACCAAGCCGCTACTGGACTACACTGTGTACATGGCCTCCTTACTGCCTGAACAGGCGGTAGTCAGCCCTGCAGCTGCCAGCCCTGCTCTGCAGAGCCCTCACAGCAGCCCTGGGGCTGATAAGAAG CTTCAGAGCACCGCTTCAGCTCAGGTGCAGCCCcgggaggaggaaaaggaggaggcgACGGAGGAGGATAATGTTGCCTGGGTGAATGCAGCTCTTGGTCGGGTCTTCTGGGATTTCCTGAGCGAGCCCTACTGGGCTGAACTGGTCTCCAAGAAGATTCAGATGAAGCTGAGCAAGATACGG ttgcCTTACTTCATGAATGACCTAACCCTGACAGAACTGGACATGGGCTCGGCCACTCCCAGAATCCTCGGGGCATCCAAACCCTCCATTGACTTCAGAG GTCTGTGGTTTGACCTGGAGATTTCTTACAGTGGTTCCTTTCTGATGACCCTGGAAACCAAGATGAACCTCATTCGCCTGGGCAAGGAGGGAGAAAGCGACCGCTTTGGGGAATTTGGCAAAGATGG ATACAGGCCACGGACCTACTGCCTGGCTGATAGTGATGAGGAGTCGTCCAGCGCCGGCTCATCAGATGAGGAAGACTCCTCAGAGCTCTCGACTGACTCGGCCGGAGCAGAAGG TTTGGTTGGAGGCCACAAACCCAGCAAGATCATGCGCTTCGTGGACAAGATCACCAAGTCCAAATACTTCCTGAAGGCCACAGAAACAGAGTtcatcaaaaagaaaatggaggaaGTGTCGAACACACCACTTCTGCTTACTGTGGAGGTGCAGGAACTCCGAGGAGTGCTGGCCGTCAACATCCCCCCTCCACCCACCGACAGGTTATG GTATGGCTTCAGGAAGCCGCCTCACCTGGCGCTGAAGGCGCGGCCTAAGCTGGGAGAAAGAGTAGTGACTCTGGCTCACGTCACAGACTGGATAGAGAAGAAACTGGACCAGGAATTCCAG AAAATCTTTGTAATGCCAAACATGGATGATGTATGGCTGACTGTCATGCACTCTGCCATGGACCCACGGACAGCCGGCGGGCCCTTAGTCGGCCTCTCAGTGGACCCAGAGCCTTCCCAGCCAGAGAAGGACAGCACCTGA
- the LOC115013362 gene encoding testis-expressed protein 2-like isoform X2: MTGRHPSHAGSAHSTEKQPSVPSPKLHVQRSTSKENITIHFSALGKEEEEEEEELYRTTVSTTSAAQDDSNIVTAVEASEEMFECVPLDSAAKVAGTPESSRLSAVSKHHPNRSPAQTPPSHNAEQKGSTYNSSPTKSLSFPSSDKPFFSMMKSLSSDSESCEGIPAAPTVRHRHLMKTLVKSLSSDTSQDSPSSSSSTPFRLPESRLNLQLFKQFTQSRMPSATTSSAGDSKTAPSSPLISTDTRSFFKVSEVEAKIEDTKRRFSEAISEPLQLLSKMIDEKSGSLVGSSIYRPKVLSASASELSNITSINGHLESNNNYCIKEEEGGDLEAESPSFRASGPAESSVPPSVDTKSPNRSLLSMSLDKCSMSALAKQDDEDFCILYSDDFETYTETEGDRTDDTGTGSHTKEPLSGSTEPCSEDESESIEPVPSVPHYTLIILTVLVYGYFVLPLPSYVGGLLLGVGLGFLLAIGVVWLTGPKPSDGAFRHSRHHGKLWNLTKLDIKEPEIYKGWMNEISNYDPETYHATLTQSVYVRLEGSIIRLSKPNRNVARRATHNEPKHDVTYISQKIYDITNSKVYLAPQSLARKRIWNKKYPICIELGKQDDFMSKAEGDKCEASESINSRDRAAQERGCSSSSSRELTLYLFGRTGREKEEWFQRVLAASKLKADLKKASSVSASKSALSCHSRSSSRSSLDEVLASQPRSKDSSVSSTSAGNAKTKPLLDYTVYMASLLPEQAVVSPAAASPALQSPHSSPGADKKLQSTASAQVQPREEEKEEATEEDNVAWVNAALGRVFWDFLSEPYWAELVSKKIQMKLSKIRLPYFMNDLTLTELDMGSATPRILGASKPSIDFRGLWFDLEISYSGSFLMTLETKMNLIRLGKEGESDRFGEFGKDGPRTYCLADSDEESSSAGSSDEEDSSELSTDSAGAEGLVGGHKPSKIMRFVDKITKSKYFLKATETEFIKKKMEEVSNTPLLLTVEVQELRGVLAVNIPPPPTDRLWYGFRKPPHLALKARPKLGERVVTLAHVTDWIEKKLDQEFQKIFVMPNMDDVWLTVMHSAMDPRTAGGPLVGLSVDPEPSQPEKDST, translated from the exons ATGACTGGCCGGCATCCTAGCCATGCAGGGAGCGCTCACTCCACGGAAAAACAGCCATCTGTCCCTTCCCCCAAGCTCCATGTCCAGCGATCGACATCAAAAGAGAACATCACCATCCACTTCTCAGCTCTtgggaaagaggaagaggaggaggaagaagagctgtACAGGACAACTGTCTCCACTACCTCAGCTGCTCAGGatgactcaaacattgtgacaGCCGTAGAAGCAAGTGAAGAGATGTTTGAATGCGTGCCATTGGACTCTGCAGCCAAGGTTGCTGGCACGCCTGAATCATCCAGACTTTCTGCAGTTTCTAAACATCACCCTAACCGTTCTCCCGCACAAACTCCGCCATCGCATAATGCTGAGCAAAAAGGCTCAACTTACAATTCTTCTCCCACTAAATCTTTGAGCTTTCCCTCCAGTGACAAACCCTTCTTCAGCATGATGAAGTCTCTTTCCTCTGACAGTGAGTCTTGTGAAGGGATCCCTGCTGCTCCTACAGTAAGGCATAGGCACCTGATGAAGACTCTTGTCAAATCGTTATCTTCAGATACATCCCAGGACTCgccgtcctcctcttcctctacacCCTTCCGTCTTCCAGAATCCCGCCTTAACTTGCAACTCTTCAAGCAATTCACACAGTCCCGGATGCCTTCTGCTACCACGTCGTCAGCTGGTGATTCCAAAACTGCACCTTCCTCTCCATTAATCTCAACTGATACCCGCAGTTTCTTCAAAGTTTCAGAAGTCGAGGCAAAAATTGAAGACACTAAGCGACGTTTCTCTGAGGCCATCTCCGAACCGCTCCAACTACTGAGTAAGATGATTGATGAAAAGAGTGGCAGCTTAGTTGGCAGCAGTATTTACCGGCCCAAGGTCCTCTCTGCCAGTGCCTCAGAACTGTCCAACATTACTTCTATCAACGGGCACCTGGAGAGCAACAACAATTACTGCAtcaaggaggaagaaggaggtgaCCTAGAGGCTGAGAGCCCCAGCTTCAGGGCTTCTGGTCCAGCTGAATCATCTGTTCCCCCCTCTGTTGACACTAAGAGCCCTAACAGATCTCTACTTTCCATGTCATTGGACAAATGCTCAATGTCCGCTCTTGCTAAACAAGATGATGAGGACTTTTGCATCCTGTACAGTGACGACTTTGAGACTTATACTGAAACAGAAGGTGATAGAACTGATGATACTGGAACTGGGAGTCATACTAAAGAGCCACTAAGTGGTAGTACTGAACCATGCAGTGAAGATGAATCGGAAAGTATTGAGCCGGTACCAAGTGTGCCACACTATACTCTCATCATCCTTACTGTACTGGTCTATGGGTATTTTGTATTACCTCTCCCGAGTTACGTAGGAGGACTGCTACTTGGGGTTGGGCTGGGATTCCTTTTAGCCATTGGTGTTGTGTGGCTGACGGGACCGAAACCTTCTGACGGTGCTTTTAGACACTCCAGGCATCATGGGAAGCTGTGGAATCTGACCAAGTTGGACATTAAAGAACCAGAAATCTATAAG GGCTGGATGAATGAGATATCAAACTATGACCCAGAGACGTACCATGCCACCCTGACGCAGTCTGTGTATGTCCGCTTGGAGGGCTCCATCATTCGTCTGTCCAAACCCAACCGTAACGTTGCCCGGCGTGCCACACACAATGAACCTAAACACGATGTCACCTACATCAGTCAGAAGATCTATGACATCACCAACAGCAAA gtaTATCTAGCACCTCAGAGCCTGGCCAGGAAACGTATATGGAACAAAAAATACCCCATATGCATTGAACTTGGCAAACAGGATGACTTCATGTCAAAGGCTGAGGGTGACAAATGTGAGGCCAGCGAGAGCATCAACAGCAGGGACAGAGCAGCACAGGAGCGAGGGTGCTCGTCTTCCTCCAGCAGAGAGCTGACCCTGTATCTGTTTGGAAGGActgggagggagaaggaggagtggTTCCAGCGCGTTCTAGCAGCATCCAAGCTAAAGGCGGACTTGAAGAAAGCTTCAAGTGTTTCAGCAAGTAAGAGTG CTCTGAGCTGTCACAGtcgcagcagcagccgcagcagtcTGGACGAGGTTCTGGCATCTCAGCCCAGGTCGAAGGACTCCTCCGTCTCCTCAACATCAGCAGGCAATGCCAAAACCAAGCCGCTACTGGACTACACTGTGTACATGGCCTCCTTACTGCCTGAACAGGCGGTAGTCAGCCCTGCAGCTGCCAGCCCTGCTCTGCAGAGCCCTCACAGCAGCCCTGGGGCTGATAAGAAG CTTCAGAGCACCGCTTCAGCTCAGGTGCAGCCCcgggaggaggaaaaggaggaggcgACGGAGGAGGATAATGTTGCCTGGGTGAATGCAGCTCTTGGTCGGGTCTTCTGGGATTTCCTGAGCGAGCCCTACTGGGCTGAACTGGTCTCCAAGAAGATTCAGATGAAGCTGAGCAAGATACGG ttgcCTTACTTCATGAATGACCTAACCCTGACAGAACTGGACATGGGCTCGGCCACTCCCAGAATCCTCGGGGCATCCAAACCCTCCATTGACTTCAGAG GTCTGTGGTTTGACCTGGAGATTTCTTACAGTGGTTCCTTTCTGATGACCCTGGAAACCAAGATGAACCTCATTCGCCTGGGCAAGGAGGGAGAAAGCGACCGCTTTGGGGAATTTGGCAAAGATGG GCCACGGACCTACTGCCTGGCTGATAGTGATGAGGAGTCGTCCAGCGCCGGCTCATCAGATGAGGAAGACTCCTCAGAGCTCTCGACTGACTCGGCCGGAGCAGAAGG TTTGGTTGGAGGCCACAAACCCAGCAAGATCATGCGCTTCGTGGACAAGATCACCAAGTCCAAATACTTCCTGAAGGCCACAGAAACAGAGTtcatcaaaaagaaaatggaggaaGTGTCGAACACACCACTTCTGCTTACTGTGGAGGTGCAGGAACTCCGAGGAGTGCTGGCCGTCAACATCCCCCCTCCACCCACCGACAGGTTATG GTATGGCTTCAGGAAGCCGCCTCACCTGGCGCTGAAGGCGCGGCCTAAGCTGGGAGAAAGAGTAGTGACTCTGGCTCACGTCACAGACTGGATAGAGAAGAAACTGGACCAGGAATTCCAG AAAATCTTTGTAATGCCAAACATGGATGATGTATGGCTGACTGTCATGCACTCTGCCATGGACCCACGGACAGCCGGCGGGCCCTTAGTCGGCCTCTCAGTGGACCCAGAGCCTTCCCAGCCAGAGAAGGACAGCACCTGA
- the LOC115013362 gene encoding testis-expressed protein 2-like isoform X4, with product MTGRHPSHAGSAHSTEKQPSVPSPKLHVQRSTSKENITIHFSALGKEEEEEEEELYRTTVSTTSAAQDDSNIVTAVEASEEMFECVPLDSAAKVAGTPESSRLSAVSKHHPNRSPAQTPPSHNAEQKGSTYNSSPTKSLSFPSSDKPFFSMMKSLSSDSESCEGIPAAPTVRHRHLMKTLVKSLSSDTSQDSPSSSSSTPFRLPESRLNLQLFKQFTQSRMPSATTSSAGDSKTAPSSPLISTDTRSFFKVSEVEAKIEDTKRRFSEAISEPLQLLSKMIDEKSGSLVGSSIYRPKVLSASASELSNITSINGHLESNNNYCIKEEEGGDLEAESPSFRASGPAESSVPPSVDTKSPNRSLLSMSLDKCSMSALAKQDDEDFCILYSDDFETYTETEGDRTDDTGTGSHTKEPLSGSTEPCSEDESESIEPVPSVPHYTLIILTVLVYGYFVLPLPSYVGGLLLGVGLGFLLAIGVVWLTGPKPSDGAFRHSRHHGKLWNLTKLDIKEPEIYKGWMNEISNYDPETYHATLTQSVYVRLEGSIIRLSKPNRNVARRATHNEPKHDVTYISQKIYDITNSKVYLAPQSLARKRIWNKKYPICIELGKQDDFMSKAEGDKCEASESINSRDRAAQERGCSSSSSRELTLYLFGRTGREKEEWFQRVLAASKLKADLKKASSVSATLSCHSRSSSRSSLDEVLASQPRSKDSSVSSTSAGNAKTKPLLDYTVYMASLLPEQAVVSPAAASPALQSPHSSPGADKKLQSTASAQVQPREEEKEEATEEDNVAWVNAALGRVFWDFLSEPYWAELVSKKIQMKLSKIRLPYFMNDLTLTELDMGSATPRILGASKPSIDFRGLWFDLEISYSGSFLMTLETKMNLIRLGKEGESDRFGEFGKDGPRTYCLADSDEESSSAGSSDEEDSSELSTDSAGAEGLVGGHKPSKIMRFVDKITKSKYFLKATETEFIKKKMEEVSNTPLLLTVEVQELRGVLAVNIPPPPTDRLWYGFRKPPHLALKARPKLGERVVTLAHVTDWIEKKLDQEFQKIFVMPNMDDVWLTVMHSAMDPRTAGGPLVGLSVDPEPSQPEKDST from the exons ATGACTGGCCGGCATCCTAGCCATGCAGGGAGCGCTCACTCCACGGAAAAACAGCCATCTGTCCCTTCCCCCAAGCTCCATGTCCAGCGATCGACATCAAAAGAGAACATCACCATCCACTTCTCAGCTCTtgggaaagaggaagaggaggaggaagaagagctgtACAGGACAACTGTCTCCACTACCTCAGCTGCTCAGGatgactcaaacattgtgacaGCCGTAGAAGCAAGTGAAGAGATGTTTGAATGCGTGCCATTGGACTCTGCAGCCAAGGTTGCTGGCACGCCTGAATCATCCAGACTTTCTGCAGTTTCTAAACATCACCCTAACCGTTCTCCCGCACAAACTCCGCCATCGCATAATGCTGAGCAAAAAGGCTCAACTTACAATTCTTCTCCCACTAAATCTTTGAGCTTTCCCTCCAGTGACAAACCCTTCTTCAGCATGATGAAGTCTCTTTCCTCTGACAGTGAGTCTTGTGAAGGGATCCCTGCTGCTCCTACAGTAAGGCATAGGCACCTGATGAAGACTCTTGTCAAATCGTTATCTTCAGATACATCCCAGGACTCgccgtcctcctcttcctctacacCCTTCCGTCTTCCAGAATCCCGCCTTAACTTGCAACTCTTCAAGCAATTCACACAGTCCCGGATGCCTTCTGCTACCACGTCGTCAGCTGGTGATTCCAAAACTGCACCTTCCTCTCCATTAATCTCAACTGATACCCGCAGTTTCTTCAAAGTTTCAGAAGTCGAGGCAAAAATTGAAGACACTAAGCGACGTTTCTCTGAGGCCATCTCCGAACCGCTCCAACTACTGAGTAAGATGATTGATGAAAAGAGTGGCAGCTTAGTTGGCAGCAGTATTTACCGGCCCAAGGTCCTCTCTGCCAGTGCCTCAGAACTGTCCAACATTACTTCTATCAACGGGCACCTGGAGAGCAACAACAATTACTGCAtcaaggaggaagaaggaggtgaCCTAGAGGCTGAGAGCCCCAGCTTCAGGGCTTCTGGTCCAGCTGAATCATCTGTTCCCCCCTCTGTTGACACTAAGAGCCCTAACAGATCTCTACTTTCCATGTCATTGGACAAATGCTCAATGTCCGCTCTTGCTAAACAAGATGATGAGGACTTTTGCATCCTGTACAGTGACGACTTTGAGACTTATACTGAAACAGAAGGTGATAGAACTGATGATACTGGAACTGGGAGTCATACTAAAGAGCCACTAAGTGGTAGTACTGAACCATGCAGTGAAGATGAATCGGAAAGTATTGAGCCGGTACCAAGTGTGCCACACTATACTCTCATCATCCTTACTGTACTGGTCTATGGGTATTTTGTATTACCTCTCCCGAGTTACGTAGGAGGACTGCTACTTGGGGTTGGGCTGGGATTCCTTTTAGCCATTGGTGTTGTGTGGCTGACGGGACCGAAACCTTCTGACGGTGCTTTTAGACACTCCAGGCATCATGGGAAGCTGTGGAATCTGACCAAGTTGGACATTAAAGAACCAGAAATCTATAAG GGCTGGATGAATGAGATATCAAACTATGACCCAGAGACGTACCATGCCACCCTGACGCAGTCTGTGTATGTCCGCTTGGAGGGCTCCATCATTCGTCTGTCCAAACCCAACCGTAACGTTGCCCGGCGTGCCACACACAATGAACCTAAACACGATGTCACCTACATCAGTCAGAAGATCTATGACATCACCAACAGCAAA gtaTATCTAGCACCTCAGAGCCTGGCCAGGAAACGTATATGGAACAAAAAATACCCCATATGCATTGAACTTGGCAAACAGGATGACTTCATGTCAAAGGCTGAGGGTGACAAATGTGAGGCCAGCGAGAGCATCAACAGCAGGGACAGAGCAGCACAGGAGCGAGGGTGCTCGTCTTCCTCCAGCAGAGAGCTGACCCTGTATCTGTTTGGAAGGActgggagggagaaggaggagtggTTCCAGCGCGTTCTAGCAGCATCCAAGCTAAAGGCGGACTTGAAGAAAGCTTCAAGTGTTTCAGCAA CTCTGAGCTGTCACAGtcgcagcagcagccgcagcagtcTGGACGAGGTTCTGGCATCTCAGCCCAGGTCGAAGGACTCCTCCGTCTCCTCAACATCAGCAGGCAATGCCAAAACCAAGCCGCTACTGGACTACACTGTGTACATGGCCTCCTTACTGCCTGAACAGGCGGTAGTCAGCCCTGCAGCTGCCAGCCCTGCTCTGCAGAGCCCTCACAGCAGCCCTGGGGCTGATAAGAAG CTTCAGAGCACCGCTTCAGCTCAGGTGCAGCCCcgggaggaggaaaaggaggaggcgACGGAGGAGGATAATGTTGCCTGGGTGAATGCAGCTCTTGGTCGGGTCTTCTGGGATTTCCTGAGCGAGCCCTACTGGGCTGAACTGGTCTCCAAGAAGATTCAGATGAAGCTGAGCAAGATACGG ttgcCTTACTTCATGAATGACCTAACCCTGACAGAACTGGACATGGGCTCGGCCACTCCCAGAATCCTCGGGGCATCCAAACCCTCCATTGACTTCAGAG GTCTGTGGTTTGACCTGGAGATTTCTTACAGTGGTTCCTTTCTGATGACCCTGGAAACCAAGATGAACCTCATTCGCCTGGGCAAGGAGGGAGAAAGCGACCGCTTTGGGGAATTTGGCAAAGATGG GCCACGGACCTACTGCCTGGCTGATAGTGATGAGGAGTCGTCCAGCGCCGGCTCATCAGATGAGGAAGACTCCTCAGAGCTCTCGACTGACTCGGCCGGAGCAGAAGG TTTGGTTGGAGGCCACAAACCCAGCAAGATCATGCGCTTCGTGGACAAGATCACCAAGTCCAAATACTTCCTGAAGGCCACAGAAACAGAGTtcatcaaaaagaaaatggaggaaGTGTCGAACACACCACTTCTGCTTACTGTGGAGGTGCAGGAACTCCGAGGAGTGCTGGCCGTCAACATCCCCCCTCCACCCACCGACAGGTTATG GTATGGCTTCAGGAAGCCGCCTCACCTGGCGCTGAAGGCGCGGCCTAAGCTGGGAGAAAGAGTAGTGACTCTGGCTCACGTCACAGACTGGATAGAGAAGAAACTGGACCAGGAATTCCAG AAAATCTTTGTAATGCCAAACATGGATGATGTATGGCTGACTGTCATGCACTCTGCCATGGACCCACGGACAGCCGGCGGGCCCTTAGTCGGCCTCTCAGTGGACCCAGAGCCTTCCCAGCCAGAGAAGGACAGCACCTGA